One Gimesia aquarii DNA segment encodes these proteins:
- a CDS encoding 3'-5' exonuclease has product MSQSQVAYLVFDVEAVADGDLISRVRYPGEELAPEEAIAKYQAEQIESTGSDFLPATYMLPVSVAIAKITADYRMQDLTVLDAPKFRPYVITQKFWQGWVHYGQPAFVTFNGRGYDLPVLELAAYRYGIALPEWFNLEARSYEQSRNRYNTSAHIDLMDVFSNFGASRMTGGLNLLANLIGKPGKTGIDGSKVQSMYDTGKVQEINDYCRCDVLDTYFVFLRSRVLTGQLSIDDEQEVVTEAYQFLERESAGNPAYQHYLEHWGDWVAPEE; this is encoded by the coding sequence GTGTCCCAGTCCCAAGTAGCCTATCTCGTTTTTGACGTGGAAGCGGTGGCCGATGGAGATTTGATTTCGCGGGTTCGTTATCCCGGCGAAGAATTGGCTCCTGAAGAGGCGATTGCCAAATATCAGGCAGAACAAATTGAGTCGACAGGCAGTGACTTCCTCCCGGCGACCTACATGTTGCCGGTATCAGTGGCCATTGCCAAAATCACTGCTGATTACCGTATGCAAGACTTAACGGTACTCGATGCTCCGAAATTTCGTCCATATGTGATCACACAGAAATTCTGGCAAGGTTGGGTACACTACGGTCAGCCGGCGTTTGTGACGTTCAATGGCCGTGGTTACGATTTGCCTGTATTGGAATTAGCGGCTTATCGCTATGGTATTGCTTTACCAGAGTGGTTCAATCTCGAGGCCCGCAGTTATGAGCAATCTCGCAATCGTTATAACACTTCAGCTCACATAGATTTAATGGACGTATTTTCCAACTTCGGTGCGAGTCGTATGACTGGTGGCTTAAACTTATTGGCGAATCTCATTGGTAAACCGGGTAAAACCGGCATCGATGGCTCCAAGGTACAATCAATGTATGATACAGGGAAAGTGCAGGAAATTAACGATTACTGCCGCTGTGATGTACTGGATACGTACTTCGTGTTTCTCAGATCACGAGTCCTTACAGGACAACTCAGTATTGATGATGAGCAGGAAGTTGTAACCGAAGCCTATCAGTTCCTGGAGCGCGAATCAGCAGGGAATCCTGCCTATCAACATTACCTGGAGCATTGGGGTGACTGGGTAGCACCTGAAGAGTAA